In Gemmatimonadaceae bacterium, one DNA window encodes the following:
- a CDS encoding amidohydrolase family protein — protein MGNPWILADVGIIGGKFATIGKITGRGAKEIDARGLYVSPGWIDMMDQSGGVLPRNGLAQNKLLQGVTTAIGGEGGFPVPASRIGEYFSNLEKQGISINFGNYYSATQARVAVLQSFNRAPNAAELDRMRASMDSAMRAGAMGMTTALIYPPSSYSTTEELIELAKVAAKYGGTYASHIRGEGAEVVQSVRELIRIAEEGGLPGEVFHLKVAYRPGWGILMDSIRQAVEAARARNVDVAADLYVYTAGGTGLEATIPSWAADGGRDSLRKRLADPAIRARLKREVQTGSPGWWNIIEAAGGWDGVVLVNAQNPANVKYQQKTIAQIAREMGKDPADAAWDLVLEGSGRVMAIYHMMSEQDIETALRFPWTSIGSDAGAALAPGSVDQTGLPHPRMYGNAVRVVSRYARDRKVLSLEEAIRKQTSWPATRMRLAGRGSIKEGNWADVTIFDLATLDDKATYDAPISTPTGIAYVLVNGVVTVEQGKHTGVRAGQVLYGPGRGH, from the coding sequence ATGGGGAACCCATGGATCCTGGCCGACGTCGGCATCATCGGCGGGAAGTTCGCCACCATCGGCAAGATCACCGGGCGCGGCGCGAAGGAGATCGACGCCAGGGGGCTCTACGTCTCCCCGGGATGGATCGACATGATGGACCAGTCCGGCGGCGTGCTGCCGCGCAACGGGTTGGCGCAGAACAAGCTGCTGCAGGGGGTGACGACGGCGATCGGCGGCGAGGGGGGCTTTCCCGTCCCGGCGTCGCGCATCGGCGAGTACTTCTCCAACCTGGAAAAGCAGGGCATCAGCATCAACTTCGGCAACTACTACTCGGCCACGCAGGCGCGCGTGGCGGTGCTGCAGTCGTTCAACCGCGCGCCTAACGCGGCAGAGCTCGACCGCATGCGCGCCAGCATGGACTCGGCGATGCGCGCCGGCGCGATGGGGATGACGACGGCGCTCATCTATCCGCCCAGTTCGTACAGCACCACCGAGGAACTCATCGAACTGGCCAAGGTGGCGGCGAAGTACGGCGGGACCTACGCCTCGCACATCCGCGGCGAGGGAGCGGAGGTGGTGCAGTCGGTGCGCGAGCTGATCCGAATCGCCGAGGAAGGGGGGCTCCCGGGCGAGGTCTTTCACCTGAAGGTGGCGTACCGTCCCGGGTGGGGGATCCTGATGGACTCCATCCGCCAGGCGGTGGAGGCGGCGCGCGCGCGCAACGTTGACGTCGCGGCCGACCTCTATGTCTACACGGCCGGCGGGACCGGACTCGAGGCGACGATTCCCTCGTGGGCCGCCGATGGCGGGCGCGATTCGCTGCGCAAGCGCCTCGCCGACCCGGCGATTCGCGCGCGCCTCAAGCGCGAGGTGCAGACCGGATCGCCAGGGTGGTGGAACATCATCGAGGCAGCTGGCGGGTGGGACGGCGTGGTGCTGGTGAACGCGCAGAACCCGGCCAACGTGAAGTACCAGCAGAAGACCATCGCGCAGATTGCGCGGGAAATGGGGAAGGACCCGGCCGATGCGGCGTGGGACCTCGTGCTGGAAGGGAGCGGGCGCGTGATGGCGATCTACCACATGATGAGCGAGCAGGACATCGAGACGGCGCTGCGCTTTCCGTGGACGAGCATCGGGAGCGACGCCGGGGCGGCGCTCGCACCGGGCTCGGTGGACCAGACGGGGCTGCCGCATCCGCGCATGTACGGCAACGCCGTGCGCGTGGTGTCTCGTTATGCACGTGACCGGAAGGTTCTGTCGCTGGAGGAGGCGATCCGCAAGCAGACCTCGTGGCCGGCGACGCGGATGCGGCTGGCGGGGCGCGGGTCGATCAAGGAGGGGAACTGGGCCGATGTCACGATCTTCGACCTGGCCACCCTCGACGACAAGGCGACGTACGATGCCCCGATTTCGACGCCGACGGGGATCGCGTACGTCCTGGTGAACGGCGTGGTGACGGTCGAGCAGGGGAAGCACACGGGCGTTCGCGCCGGGCAGGTGCTGTACGGCCCGGGACGCGGTCACTGA